The following coding sequences are from one Pseudomonas oryzae window:
- the nadA gene encoding quinolinate synthase NadA — MTQISERLLVQAHLDAKQPRALTAQEIADYRQAIAAELKARDAVLVAHYYTDPILQALAEETGGCVADSLEMARFGSQHPASTIVVAGVRFMGETAKILNPEKRILMPTLEATCSLDLGCPVEEFSAFCDQHPERTVVVYANTSAAVKARADWVVTSSCALEIVESLMDNGEKILWAPDQHLGRYIQRETGADMLLWEGACIVHEEFKAKQLQDLKALYPEAAVLVHPESPESVVELADAVGSTSQLIKAAQTLPNQIFIVATDRGILYKMQQLCPGKSFIEAPTAGQGATCRSCAHCPWMAMNTLERTLDCLRQGSNEIHVDAALIPKAVKPLKRMLDFTQAARLRQGGNA, encoded by the coding sequence ATGACGCAGATTTCCGAACGACTCCTGGTGCAGGCCCATCTGGATGCCAAGCAGCCGCGTGCGCTGACCGCGCAGGAGATCGCCGATTACCGCCAGGCCATCGCCGCCGAGCTCAAGGCGCGCGACGCCGTGCTGGTCGCCCACTACTACACCGATCCGATCCTCCAGGCGCTGGCCGAGGAAACCGGCGGCTGCGTGGCCGATTCGCTGGAGATGGCCCGCTTCGGCAGTCAGCACCCGGCCTCGACCATCGTGGTCGCCGGCGTGCGCTTCATGGGCGAGACGGCGAAGATCCTCAATCCGGAAAAGCGCATCCTGATGCCGACCCTGGAAGCGACCTGCTCGCTGGATCTCGGTTGCCCGGTCGAGGAGTTCTCGGCGTTCTGCGACCAGCACCCCGAGCGCACCGTGGTGGTCTACGCCAACACCTCGGCGGCGGTGAAGGCGCGGGCCGACTGGGTGGTGACTTCCAGCTGCGCGCTGGAGATCGTCGAGAGTCTGATGGACAACGGCGAGAAGATCCTCTGGGCGCCGGACCAGCACCTCGGCCGCTACATCCAGCGCGAGACCGGCGCCGACATGCTGCTCTGGGAAGGCGCGTGCATCGTCCACGAGGAGTTCAAGGCCAAGCAGCTGCAGGACCTCAAGGCGCTGTATCCGGAGGCGGCGGTGCTGGTGCACCCGGAGTCGCCGGAGTCGGTGGTCGAGCTGGCCGACGCGGTGGGCTCCACCAGCCAGCTGATCAAGGCGGCGCAGACCCTGCCCAACCAGATCTTCATCGTCGCCACCGATCGCGGCATCCTCTACAAGATGCAGCAGCTGTGTCCGGGCAAATCGTTCATCGAGGCGCCGACCGCCGGTCAGGGCGCGACCTGCCGCAGCTGCGCGCATTGCCCGTGGATGGCGATGAACACCCTGGAGCGCACTCTCGACTGCCTGCGTCAGGGCAGCAACGAGATCCACGTCGACGCGGCGTTGATCCCCAAGGCGGTCAAGCCGCTCAAGCGCATGCTCGACTTCACCCAGGCGG
- the queC gene encoding 7-cyano-7-deazaguanine synthase QueC translates to MSDKKAVILLSGGLDSATVLAMARAEGYACYTMSFDYGQRHRAELQAAERVARQLGAVEHKVVGIDLNGIGGSALTDSSIAVPETPGEGIPVTYVPARNTLFLSLALGWAEVLGASDIFIGVNAVDYSGYPDCRPEFIDAFERLANLATRAGVEGEGFRIRAPLQYLSKAEIIRAGIDRGVDFALTVSCYQADGEGRACGRCDSCRLRAEGFRAAGVEDPTRYS, encoded by the coding sequence ATGAGCGACAAGAAAGCGGTCATCCTCCTTTCCGGCGGCCTCGACTCCGCCACCGTGCTGGCGATGGCGCGCGCCGAGGGCTACGCCTGCTACACCATGAGCTTCGACTACGGCCAGCGCCATCGCGCCGAGTTGCAGGCCGCCGAGCGGGTGGCGCGCCAGCTGGGCGCGGTCGAGCACAAGGTGGTCGGTATCGACCTCAACGGCATCGGCGGCTCGGCCCTGACCGACAGCAGCATCGCGGTGCCGGAGACCCCGGGCGAGGGCATCCCGGTGACCTACGTGCCGGCGCGCAACACCCTGTTCCTCTCCCTGGCGCTGGGCTGGGCCGAGGTCCTGGGTGCCAGCGACATCTTCATCGGCGTCAACGCGGTCGACTACTCGGGCTATCCCGACTGCCGTCCGGAGTTCATCGATGCCTTCGAGCGCCTGGCCAACCTGGCGACCAGGGCTGGTGTCGAGGGTGAGGGTTTTCGCATCCGGGCGCCGCTGCAGTATCTGTCCAAGGCCGAGATCATCCGGGCGGGCATCGACCGCGGCGTGGATTTCGCCCTGACAGTGTCCTGCTATCAGGCGGACGGCGAGGGCCGTGCCTGCGGCCGCTGCGACAGCTGCCGCCTGCGCGCCGAGGGCTTTCGCGCCGCTGGTGTGGAGGACCCGACGCGCTATTCCTGA
- the queE gene encoding 7-carboxy-7-deazaguanine synthase QueE, which produces MNQTLRITEIFFSLQGEARTVGLPTVFVRLTGCPLRCDYCDTAYAFSGGEIMTLEAILARVADYRPRHVCVTGGEPLAQPNCIPLLEALCDAGYEVSLETSGALDIAPVDTRVSRVVDLKTPGSGEVGRNRYENMAELTGNDQVKFVICSREDYDWAVSKLIEYRLDQRAGEVLLSPSHHQLQPRTLAEWIIADNLPVRLQLQLHKYLWNDEPGH; this is translated from the coding sequence ATGAACCAGACTCTGCGAATCACCGAAATCTTCTTTTCCCTGCAGGGGGAAGCGCGCACCGTCGGCCTGCCGACCGTGTTCGTGCGCCTGACCGGCTGTCCCCTGCGCTGTGACTACTGCGATACCGCCTACGCCTTCAGCGGCGGCGAGATCATGACCCTCGAGGCGATCCTCGCCCGGGTGGCCGACTACCGGCCGCGGCATGTCTGCGTGACCGGCGGCGAGCCGCTGGCGCAGCCCAACTGCATCCCGCTGCTTGAAGCGCTGTGCGATGCCGGCTACGAGGTGTCGCTGGAGACCAGCGGCGCGCTGGACATCGCCCCGGTGGACACCCGGGTCAGCCGGGTGGTCGATCTGAAGACCCCGGGCTCGGGCGAGGTCGGTCGCAACCGCTACGAGAACATGGCCGAGCTGACCGGCAACGACCAGGTCAAGTTCGTCATCTGCTCGCGCGAGGACTACGACTGGGCGGTGTCCAAGCTCATCGAGTACCGTCTCGACCAGCGCGCTGGCGAGGTGCTGCTGTCGCCCAGCCATCACCAGCTGCAGCCGCGCACCCTGGCCGAGTGGATCATCGCCGACAACCTGCCGGTGCGCCTGCAGCTGCAGCTGCACAAGTACCTGTGGAACGACGAGCCGGGGCACTGA
- the ybgF gene encoding tol-pal system protein YbgF, with product MRRHPRLLTLLALAAPLSTWAQVPVMEGSSGYPPSGYGATGAVYAGGVATTAAPASPQAELFLQLQQLQEEVARLRGTLEEQQYEIQQLKQQSLERYQDLDSRLSSAAQAPAPLAPAAAPSRAAQAPASAPAPAANGASGDPAKEKLFYDAAFDLIKAKDFVKADQAFSAFLRKYPNSQYSGNAQYWLGEVKLAQGDLQGAGRAFAQVSQSYPQHQKVADSLYKLADVEQRLGNTAKAKGILQQVIAQYPGTSAAQLAQRDLARLP from the coding sequence ATGCGCAGGCACCCCCGTCTCCTGACCCTGCTGGCCTTGGCCGCGCCGCTTTCGACCTGGGCCCAGGTGCCCGTCATGGAAGGTAGCAGCGGTTATCCGCCGTCCGGTTACGGGGCGACGGGAGCTGTCTACGCCGGCGGCGTGGCCACCACGGCCGCGCCCGCCTCGCCCCAGGCGGAGCTCTTCCTGCAGCTGCAGCAGCTGCAGGAAGAGGTCGCCCGCCTGCGTGGCACGCTCGAAGAGCAGCAGTACGAGATCCAGCAGCTCAAGCAGCAGAGTCTCGAGCGTTACCAGGATCTGGACAGCCGTCTCTCCTCCGCCGCCCAGGCACCGGCACCACTGGCGCCCGCCGCTGCACCGAGCCGTGCCGCGCAAGCCCCGGCCTCCGCGCCCGCGCCTGCCGCCAACGGCGCGTCTGGCGATCCGGCCAAGGAGAAGCTGTTCTACGACGCCGCCTTCGACCTGATCAAGGCGAAGGATTTCGTCAAGGCCGACCAGGCCTTCAGCGCATTCCTGCGCAAGTATCCGAACAGCCAGTATTCCGGCAATGCCCAGTACTGGCTGGGCGAGGTCAAGCTCGCCCAGGGTGATCTGCAGGGCGCCGGCCGCGCCTTCGCCCAGGTCAGCCAGAGCTACCCGCAGCACCAGAAGGTCGCCGACTCGCTGTACAAGCTCGCCGACGTCGAGCAGCGTCTCGGCAATACGGCCAAGGCCAAGGGCATCCTCCAGCAGGTGATCGCCCAGTACCCCGGTACTTCGGCCGCTCAGCTGGCCCAGCGCGATCTGGCCCGCCTGCCCTGA
- the pal gene encoding peptidoglycan-associated lipoprotein Pal: MEMLKFGKFAALALAMAVAVGCSSKGGDAAGEGAVDPNAGYGANAGAVDGSLGSEEAALRAITTFYFEYDSSDLKPEAMRALDVHARDLQANGARVVLEGHADERGTREYNMALGERRAKAVQRYLVLQGVSPAQLELVSYGEERPVAMGSSEESWAQNRRVELKK, translated from the coding sequence ATGGAAATGCTGAAATTCGGCAAGTTCGCCGCTCTGGCTCTGGCCATGGCTGTTGCAGTGGGTTGTTCGTCCAAGGGCGGCGACGCCGCTGGTGAAGGTGCTGTTGACCCGAACGCTGGCTACGGTGCCAACGCCGGTGCCGTCGACGGTAGCCTGGGCAGCGAAGAAGCCGCTCTGCGCGCCATCACCACCTTCTACTTCGAGTACGACAGCTCCGACCTGAAGCCGGAAGCCATGCGCGCTCTGGACGTTCACGCTCGCGACCTGCAGGCCAACGGCGCTCGCGTCGTCCTGGAAGGCCACGCTGACGAGCGCGGCACCCGCGAGTACAACATGGCTCTGGGCGAGCGTCGTGCCAAGGCCGTGCAGCGCTACCTGGTCCTGCAGGGCGTGTCCCCGGCTCAGCTGGAGCTGGTGTCCTACGGTGAAGAGCGTCCGGTGGCCATGGGCAGCAGCGAAGAGAGCTGGGCCCAGAACCGTCGCGTCGAGCTGAAGAAGTAA
- the tolB gene encoding Tol-Pal system beta propeller repeat protein TolB — protein MNILIRVALLGLALLAGVAKAADPLVISSGTDRAIPIAVVPFGWQGGAVLPEDMADIIGKDLRNSGYFEPIPRQNMISLPSQASEVIYRDWKALGAQYVLTGSMVPGGAGLQIQYALFNVTTEQQMLAGSVGGSTAQLRDMAHYIADQAFEKLTGIKGAFSTKLLFVTAERFSVNNTRYTLQRADYDGARAVTLLQSREPIVSPSYAPDGRRIAYVSFEQQRPRIFVQHIDTGRREQVTNFEGLNGAPAWSPDGNRLAFTLSRDGNPEIYVMDMGSRQVRRVTNNPAIDTEPFWGKDGQTIYFTSDRGGKPQIYKTNIASGAAERVTFVGNYNANPKLSADEKTLVMVHRQEGFTVFKVAAQDLQRGNLRVLSETSLDESPTVAPNGTMLIYATRQQGRGVLMLVSTNGRVRLPIPAAQGEIREPSWSPYLN, from the coding sequence GTGAACATCCTGATCCGCGTGGCCCTGCTGGGCCTGGCCCTGCTCGCCGGGGTGGCGAAGGCGGCCGACCCGCTGGTCATCTCCAGCGGCACCGACCGCGCGATCCCGATCGCCGTGGTGCCGTTCGGCTGGCAGGGGGGCGCCGTGCTGCCCGAGGACATGGCCGACATCATCGGCAAGGACCTGCGCAATTCCGGCTACTTCGAGCCGATCCCGCGGCAGAACATGATCAGCCTGCCGAGCCAGGCCAGCGAGGTGATCTACCGCGACTGGAAGGCCCTGGGCGCACAGTACGTGCTGACCGGCAGCATGGTGCCGGGCGGTGCCGGGCTGCAGATCCAGTACGCGCTGTTCAACGTCACCACCGAGCAGCAGATGCTCGCCGGCAGCGTCGGCGGCAGCACCGCGCAGCTGCGTGACATGGCGCACTACATCGCCGACCAGGCGTTCGAGAAGCTCACCGGCATCAAGGGTGCCTTCTCCACCAAGCTGCTGTTCGTCACCGCCGAGCGCTTCTCGGTCAACAACACCCGCTACACCCTGCAGCGCGCCGACTACGATGGCGCCCGCGCGGTGACCCTGCTGCAGTCGCGCGAGCCGATCGTTTCGCCGAGCTACGCGCCGGACGGCCGCCGCATCGCCTACGTGTCCTTCGAGCAGCAGCGCCCGCGCATCTTCGTGCAGCACATCGACACCGGCCGCCGCGAGCAGGTCACCAACTTCGAAGGTCTCAACGGTGCCCCGGCCTGGTCGCCGGACGGCAACCGCCTGGCCTTCACCCTGTCGCGCGACGGCAATCCGGAGATCTACGTGATGGACATGGGCAGCCGCCAGGTGCGCCGCGTGACCAACAATCCGGCGATCGACACCGAACCGTTCTGGGGCAAGGATGGCCAGACCATCTACTTCACCTCCGATCGTGGCGGCAAGCCGCAGATCTACAAGACCAACATCGCCTCCGGTGCCGCCGAGCGGGTCACCTTCGTCGGCAACTACAACGCCAACCCGAAACTCTCCGCCGACGAGAAGACCCTGGTGATGGTGCACCGTCAGGAAGGTTTCACCGTGTTCAAGGTGGCCGCCCAGGACCTGCAGCGCGGCAACCTGCGCGTGCTTTCGGAAACCAGTCTGGACGAGTCGCCCACTGTCGCGCCCAATGGCACCATGCTAATCTACGCCACCCGTCAGCAGGGTCGGGGCGTGCTGATGCTCGTGTCCACCAACGGACGCGTGCGCCTCCCGATTCCCGCAGCCCAGGGCGAAATTCGCGAGCCTTCCTGGTCCCCCTATCTGAACTGA
- the tolA gene encoding cell envelope integrity protein TolA, translating to MMQQHERSSSESYFWPTIWAVALHVLIFATLFVSFAMTPELPPSRPIVQATLYQLKSQSQATVQTNQRIAGEAKKTAAPQYETEQMEQKKVEQQKIAAAKAAEQKKAEEARKAEQAKAAEAQKQKEAAAAKAKAEAEKKAAEQKQQADIAKKKAAEEAAKKKAAEEEAKKKAAAEAAKKKAAEELAKKKAAEEAKKKAAAEEAKKKAAADNARKAQEDKKAAALAELLADDVQHQQALADTVGDQVAGNLDDLIISLVSQQWRRPPSARNGMSVEVLIQMLPDGTISNASVSRSSGDPAFDNSAVAAVRNVGRIPEMQQLDRATFDKLYRQRRVIFKPEDLSL from the coding sequence CTGATGCAGCAGCACGAGCGCTCCTCCTCGGAAAGCTATTTCTGGCCGACCATCTGGGCCGTGGCTCTGCACGTCCTGATCTTCGCCACGCTGTTCGTCAGCTTCGCCATGACTCCCGAGTTGCCGCCTTCGCGGCCGATCGTGCAGGCGACCCTCTACCAGCTGAAGTCGCAGAGCCAGGCGACGGTGCAGACCAACCAGCGCATCGCCGGCGAGGCCAAGAAGACCGCCGCTCCGCAGTACGAAACCGAGCAGATGGAGCAGAAGAAGGTCGAGCAGCAGAAGATCGCGGCGGCCAAGGCGGCGGAACAAAAGAAGGCCGAAGAAGCTCGAAAGGCAGAGCAGGCCAAGGCCGCCGAAGCGCAGAAGCAGAAGGAAGCCGCGGCCGCCAAGGCCAAGGCGGAGGCCGAGAAGAAGGCCGCCGAGCAGAAGCAGCAGGCCGACATCGCCAAGAAGAAAGCGGCCGAAGAGGCGGCGAAGAAGAAGGCTGCCGAAGAGGAAGCCAAGAAGAAGGCCGCGGCCGAGGCGGCGAAGAAGAAAGCCGCCGAAGAACTGGCGAAGAAGAAAGCGGCCGAGGAGGCCAAGAAGAAGGCTGCCGCCGAGGAGGCGAAGAAAAAGGCCGCCGCCGATAACGCCCGCAAGGCGCAGGAGGACAAGAAGGCCGCCGCGCTGGCCGAGCTGCTCGCCGACGACGTGCAGCACCAGCAGGCCCTGGCCGATACGGTCGGCGATCAGGTCGCCGGCAACCTCGACGACCTGATCATCAGCCTGGTCAGCCAGCAGTGGCGCCGGCCGCCGTCGGCGCGCAACGGCATGAGCGTCGAGGTGCTGATCCAGATGCTGCCGGACGGCACCATCAGCAACGCCAGCGTCAGCCGCTCCAGCGGCGACCCGGCCTTCGACAATTCGGCGGTAGCCGCGGTGCGCAACGTCGGCCGCATACCGGAAATGCAGCAACTGGACCGAGCGACCTTCGACAAGCTGTACCGTCAGCGTCGCGTGATCTTCAAACCGGAGGACTTGAGCCTGTGA
- the tolR gene encoding protein TolR, which yields MARIRNRRKPVAEMNVVPYIDVMLVLLVIFMVTAPMLNQGVKVDLPKVSSEALPQDNNAQVLTISIKADKTYYWNMGSEVDVDTVQDQALTLEEMTRAVTAIMNQGRSQGKQIQVFVRGDKAVDYGAVMAAMGGLQQAGVGNVGLITEAP from the coding sequence ATGGCCAGAATTCGCAACAGACGCAAGCCGGTCGCCGAGATGAACGTCGTGCCCTACATCGACGTCATGCTGGTGCTGCTGGTGATCTTCATGGTGACCGCGCCGATGCTCAACCAGGGGGTCAAGGTCGACCTGCCCAAGGTGAGCAGCGAGGCGCTGCCGCAGGACAACAACGCCCAGGTGCTGACCATCTCGATCAAGGCCGACAAGACCTACTACTGGAACATGGGCAGCGAGGTCGACGTCGATACCGTGCAGGACCAGGCGCTGACCCTCGAGGAAATGACCCGCGCGGTCACCGCGATCATGAACCAGGGACGCAGCCAGGGTAAGCAGATCCAGGTGTTCGTGCGCGGCGACAAGGCAGTGGACTACGGCGCCGTGATGGCCGCCATGGGCGGCCTGCAGCAGGCCGGCGTGGGCAACGTCGGGCTGATTACCGAGGCGCCCTGA
- the tolQ gene encoding protein TolQ, with product MEANAVDHMSMWSLISNASFVVQLVMLILVAASVTSWIMIFQRSNLLRAAKKGLDGFEERFWSGIDLSKLYRQAGSNPDPDSGVEQIFRAGFKEFSRLRQQPGVDPDAVMDGVNRAMRVAISREEEKLEQSLPFLATVGSTSPYIGLFGTVWGIMNSFRGLAQVQQATLATVAPGIAEALIATAIGLFAAIPAVIAYNRFSARGEMLIGRYYTFADEFQAILHRKVHTSDD from the coding sequence GTGGAAGCCAACGCCGTTGACCATATGTCCATGTGGAGCCTGATCAGCAATGCCAGTTTCGTGGTGCAACTGGTCATGCTGATTCTGGTCGCCGCTTCGGTCACTTCGTGGATCATGATTTTCCAGCGCAGCAATCTGCTGCGCGCGGCCAAGAAGGGGCTGGATGGCTTCGAGGAGCGCTTCTGGTCGGGCATCGACCTGTCCAAGCTGTACCGCCAGGCCGGCAGCAACCCCGATCCGGATTCCGGCGTCGAGCAGATCTTCCGCGCCGGGTTCAAGGAGTTCTCCCGTCTGCGTCAGCAGCCGGGCGTCGACCCGGATGCGGTGATGGACGGTGTCAACCGCGCCATGCGCGTGGCCATCTCGCGCGAGGAGGAGAAGCTCGAGCAGAGCCTGCCGTTCCTCGCCACCGTCGGCTCGACCAGTCCGTACATCGGCCTGTTCGGCACCGTGTGGGGCATCATGAACTCGTTCCGCGGCCTGGCCCAGGTGCAGCAGGCGACCCTGGCCACCGTGGCGCCGGGCATCGCCGAGGCGCTGATCGCCACCGCCATCGGCCTGTTCGCCGCGATTCCCGCGGTGATCGCCTACAACCGCTTCTCCGCCCGCGGCGAGATGCTGATCGGCCGCTACTACACCTTCGCCGACGAGTTCCAGGCCATCCTGCACCGCAAGGTGCACACCAGCGACGATTGA
- the ybgC gene encoding tol-pal system-associated acyl-CoA thioesterase, which yields MRAQNKSQPFTHRCRVYYEDTDAGGVVYYVNYLKFMERARTERLRALGFAQSQLAEEGLLFVVHSAEARYLAPARLDDELVVSAEVEELNRASLVFRQQVRRLEDDAPLCEGRITVACVRADSFKPRAMPEALRAAFAGAGQIPAGE from the coding sequence ATGCGCGCGCAAAACAAGAGCCAGCCGTTCACCCACCGCTGTCGGGTCTATTACGAGGACACCGATGCCGGTGGCGTAGTCTATTACGTCAACTACCTCAAGTTCATGGAGCGGGCCCGCACCGAGCGGTTGCGTGCACTGGGCTTCGCCCAGTCGCAACTGGCGGAGGAGGGCCTGCTGTTCGTCGTGCATTCGGCCGAGGCGCGCTATCTGGCGCCGGCGCGGCTCGACGACGAACTGGTGGTCAGCGCCGAAGTCGAGGAGCTCAACCGGGCCAGTCTGGTGTTTCGCCAGCAGGTTCGCCGACTCGAAGACGACGCACCGCTGTGCGAAGGACGGATCACGGTGGCCTGTGTGCGCGCCGACAGTTTCAAACCCCGGGCCATGCCCGAAGCGCTGCGCGCAGCCTTCGCTGGCGCGGGACAAATCCCTGCAGGAGAGTAA
- the ruvB gene encoding Holliday junction branch migration DNA helicase RuvB codes for MIEADRLVTASPREREEQQDRAIRPLKLAEYIGQPVVREQMELFIQAARGRSEALDHTLIFGPPGLGKTTLANIIAQEMGVSIKSTSGPVLERPGDLAALLTNLEPGDVLFVDEIHRLSPVVEEVLYPAMEDYQLDIMIGEGPAARSIKLDLPPFTLIGATTRAGMLTNPLRDRFGIVQRLEFYSIADLATIVARSAAILGLPIDAEGAYEIARRARGTPRIANRLLRRVRDFAEVRGQGAISRAIADRALDMLDIDAHGFDHQDRRLLLTMIDKFDGGPVGVDNLSAAIGEERHTIEDVLEPYLIQQGYIMRTPRGRVVTRHAYLHFGLDVPGRLGDTAAAGLSGADE; via the coding sequence ATGATTGAAGCCGACCGCCTGGTCACCGCCAGCCCGCGCGAGCGCGAGGAGCAGCAGGACCGCGCCATCCGCCCGCTCAAGCTGGCCGAGTACATCGGCCAGCCGGTGGTGCGCGAGCAGATGGAACTGTTCATCCAGGCCGCCCGCGGGCGCAGCGAGGCGCTCGACCACACGCTGATCTTCGGCCCGCCCGGTCTCGGCAAGACCACCCTGGCCAACATCATCGCCCAGGAAATGGGCGTGTCGATCAAGAGCACCTCGGGGCCGGTGCTGGAGCGGCCGGGCGATCTGGCCGCGCTGCTGACCAACCTGGAGCCGGGCGACGTGCTGTTCGTCGACGAGATCCACCGTCTGTCGCCGGTGGTCGAGGAGGTGCTCTATCCGGCGATGGAGGACTACCAGCTCGACATCATGATCGGCGAGGGTCCGGCGGCGCGTTCGATCAAGCTCGACCTGCCGCCCTTCACCCTGATCGGCGCCACCACCCGCGCCGGCATGCTGACCAATCCGCTGCGTGACCGCTTCGGTATCGTCCAGCGTCTGGAGTTCTACAGCATTGCCGATCTGGCGACCATCGTCGCTCGCTCGGCGGCCATTCTCGGCCTGCCGATCGACGCCGAGGGTGCCTACGAGATCGCCCGCCGCGCGCGCGGCACGCCGCGCATCGCCAATCGCCTGCTGCGCCGGGTGCGCGACTTCGCCGAGGTGCGCGGCCAGGGCGCGATCAGCCGGGCGATCGCCGACCGGGCGCTGGACATGCTGGACATAGACGCTCACGGCTTCGACCATCAGGATCGCCGCCTGCTGCTGACCATGATCGACAAGTTCGACGGCGGCCCGGTCGGCGTCGACAACCTGTCGGCGGCCATCGGCGAGGAGCGCCATACCATCGAGGACGTGCTGGAGCCCTACCTGATCCAGCAGGGCTACATCATGCGCACGCCGCGCGGACGGGTGGTGACCCGGCATGCCTACCTGCACTTCGGCCTCGACGTGCCGGGGCGGCTGGGCGACACCGCGGCGGCGGGGCTGTCGGGCGCCGATGAATGA
- the ruvA gene encoding Holliday junction branch migration protein RuvA translates to MIGRLRGTLAEKQPPHLLVDAGGVGYELEVPMTTLYRLPAVGEPVTLHTHLVVREDAHLLYGFAEKRERELFRELIRLNGVGPKLALALMSGLEVDELVRCVQAGDTKALTRVPGVGKKTAERLLVELKDRFQVWEAMPTIAPLVVEPARAATVSSAQSDAVSALVALGFKPAEASRAVNLADEDGLSSEELIRRALKSMA, encoded by the coding sequence TTGATCGGACGTTTGCGCGGTACCCTGGCGGAGAAGCAGCCGCCGCACCTGCTGGTCGATGCCGGCGGGGTCGGCTACGAACTGGAGGTGCCGATGACCACCCTGTATCGTCTGCCCGCCGTCGGCGAGCCGGTGACCCTGCACACCCACCTGGTGGTGCGCGAGGATGCCCACCTGCTCTACGGCTTCGCCGAGAAGCGCGAGCGCGAGCTGTTCCGCGAGCTGATCCGCCTCAATGGTGTCGGTCCCAAGCTGGCCCTGGCGCTGATGTCCGGGCTGGAGGTGGACGAGCTGGTACGCTGCGTGCAGGCCGGCGATACCAAGGCGCTGACCCGGGTGCCGGGGGTCGGCAAGAAGACCGCCGAGCGCCTGCTGGTCGAGCTCAAGGACCGCTTCCAGGTCTGGGAGGCGATGCCGACCATCGCCCCGCTGGTGGTGGAACCTGCGCGCGCGGCAACAGTCTCAAGCGCACAGAGCGATGCGGTCAGCGCCCTGGTGGCGCTGGGCTTCAAGCCGGCGGAAGCCAGTCGCGCCGTCAATCTGGCGGACGAGGACGGTCTGAGCAGCGAAGAACTGATCCGCCGTGCCCTGAAGAGCATGGCCTGA
- the ruvC gene encoding crossover junction endodeoxyribonuclease RuvC, with protein MTLILGIDPGSRITGYGVVRDTGRGCEYVASGCIRTGDGPLPERLQKVYRGVREVIRQHGPVMLGIEQVFMARNADSALKLGQARGAAIVAAVEEGLSVAEYTASQVKQAVVGTGSADKQQVQLMVMHLLGLLQKPQIDASDALAIALCHAHHRQSLLPHGLGSARRRGGRLRL; from the coding sequence ATGACCCTGATCCTCGGCATCGACCCCGGTTCGCGCATCACCGGCTACGGCGTGGTGCGCGACACCGGGCGCGGCTGCGAGTACGTCGCCTCCGGCTGCATCCGCACCGGTGACGGCCCGCTGCCCGAGCGCCTGCAGAAGGTCTACCGCGGCGTGCGCGAGGTGATCCGCCAGCACGGTCCGGTGATGCTCGGCATCGAGCAGGTGTTCATGGCGCGCAACGCCGACTCGGCGCTGAAGCTCGGCCAGGCGCGCGGCGCGGCGATAGTCGCGGCGGTGGAGGAGGGTCTGAGCGTGGCCGAGTACACCGCCAGCCAGGTCAAGCAGGCCGTGGTCGGCACCGGCAGTGCCGACAAGCAGCAGGTGCAGCTGATGGTCATGCACCTGCTCGGCCTGTTGCAGAAGCCGCAGATCGACGCCTCCGACGCCCTGGCCATCGCCCTCTGTCACGCCCACCACCGCCAGAGCCTGCTGCCCCACGGCCTGGGCAGCGCTCGCCGGCGCGGCGGACGCTTGCGCTTGTAA